In Bubalus bubalis isolate 160015118507 breed Murrah chromosome 3, NDDB_SH_1, whole genome shotgun sequence, a genomic segment contains:
- the SYNGR2 gene encoding synaptogyrin-2 isoform X1 codes for MESGAYGAPRAGGSFDLRRFLTQPQVVVRAVCLVFALIVFSCIFGEGYSNAHDSQQQYCVFNRNEDACRYGSAIGVLAFLASAFFFVVDIYFPQISNATDRKYLVIGDLLFSALWTFLWFVGFCFLTNQWAATKKNDVHIEADSARAAITFSFFSIFSWVCLRTPTSSRPSPRTPRAPRATSHPLCTELQPDGMGREEGAWGPPLFPGSSPKAWLLGPLAPLDVPGGCPN; via the exons ATGGAGAGCGGGGCGTACGGCGCTCCCAGGGCGGGCGGCTCCTTCGACCTGCGACGCTTCCTGACGCAGCCGCAGGTGGTGGTGCGCGCCGTGTGCTTG GTCTTTGCCTTGATCGTGTTCTCATGCATCTTCGGCGAGGGCTACAGCAACGCCCATGATTCCCAGCAGCAGTACTGCGTGTTCAACCGCAACGAGGACGCCTGCCGCTACGGCAGTGCCATCGGGGTGCTGGCCTTCCTGGCCTCGGCCTTCTTCTTCGTGGTCGACATCTACTTCCCCCAGATCAGCAATGCCACTGACCGCAAGTACCTGGTCATCGGTGACCTGCTTTTCTCAG CTCTCTGGACCTTCCTGTGGTTCGTTGGCTTCTGCTTCCTCACCAATCAGTGGGCGGCCACCAAGAAGAACGATGTGCATATAGAAGCCGACTCAGCCCGGGCGGCcatcaccttcagcttcttctccATCTTCTCCTGG GTGTGCCTGCGGACACCTACCAGCAGCCGCCCTTCACCCAGAACGCCGAGAGCACCGAGGGCTACCAGCCACCCCCTGTGTACTGAGCTGCAGccagatggtatggggagggaggagggtgcctGGGGGCCTCCCCTCTTCCCCGGCTCCTCCCCCAAGGCTTGGCTCCTAGGGCCGCTGGCCCCTCTCGATGTACCTGGCGGCTGTCCGAACTGA
- the SYNGR2 gene encoding synaptogyrin-2 isoform X3 produces the protein MESGAYGAPRAGGSFDLRRFLTQPQVVVRAVCLVFALIVFSCIFGEGYSNAHDSQQQYCVFNRNEDACRYGSAIGVLAFLASAFFFVVDIYFPQISNATDRKYLVIGDLLFSVLAGLPGLPALQGWSGRIHPELRGPHSGPEHGLRLLPRCACGHLPAAALHPERREHRGLPATPCVLSCSQMVWGGRRVPGGLPSSPAPPPRLGS, from the exons ATGGAGAGCGGGGCGTACGGCGCTCCCAGGGCGGGCGGCTCCTTCGACCTGCGACGCTTCCTGACGCAGCCGCAGGTGGTGGTGCGCGCCGTGTGCTTG GTCTTTGCCTTGATCGTGTTCTCATGCATCTTCGGCGAGGGCTACAGCAACGCCCATGATTCCCAGCAGCAGTACTGCGTGTTCAACCGCAACGAGGACGCCTGCCGCTACGGCAGTGCCATCGGGGTGCTGGCCTTCCTGGCCTCGGCCTTCTTCTTCGTGGTCGACATCTACTTCCCCCAGATCAGCAATGCCACTGACCGCAAGTACCTGGTCATCGGTGACCTGCTTTTCTCAG TGCTTGCTGGCCTTCCTGGCCTACCAGCGCTACAAGGCTGGAGTGGACGAATTCATCCAGAACTACGTGGACCCCACTCCGGACCCGAGCACGGCCTACGCCTCCTACCCAGGTGTGCCTGCGGACACCTACCAGCAGCCGCCCTTCACCCAGAACGCCGAGAGCACCGAGGGCTACCAGCCACCCCCTGTGTACTGAGCTGCAGccagatggtatggggagggaggagggtgcctGGGGGCCTCCCCTCTTCCCCGGCTCCTCCCCCAAGGCTTGGCTCCTAG
- the SYNGR2 gene encoding synaptogyrin-2 isoform X2 translates to MESGAYGAPRAGGSFDLRRFLTQPQVVVRAVCLVFALIVFSCIFGEGYSNAHDSQQQYCVFNRNEDACRYGSAIGVLAFLASAFFFVVDIYFPQISNATDRKYLVIGDLLFSALWTFLWFVGFCFLTNQWAATKKNDVHIEADSARAAITFSFFSIFSWCLLAFLAYQRYKAGVDEFIQNYVDPTPDPSTAYASYPGVPADTYQQPPFTQNAESTEGYQPPPVY, encoded by the exons ATGGAGAGCGGGGCGTACGGCGCTCCCAGGGCGGGCGGCTCCTTCGACCTGCGACGCTTCCTGACGCAGCCGCAGGTGGTGGTGCGCGCCGTGTGCTTG GTCTTTGCCTTGATCGTGTTCTCATGCATCTTCGGCGAGGGCTACAGCAACGCCCATGATTCCCAGCAGCAGTACTGCGTGTTCAACCGCAACGAGGACGCCTGCCGCTACGGCAGTGCCATCGGGGTGCTGGCCTTCCTGGCCTCGGCCTTCTTCTTCGTGGTCGACATCTACTTCCCCCAGATCAGCAATGCCACTGACCGCAAGTACCTGGTCATCGGTGACCTGCTTTTCTCAG CTCTCTGGACCTTCCTGTGGTTCGTTGGCTTCTGCTTCCTCACCAATCAGTGGGCGGCCACCAAGAAGAACGATGTGCATATAGAAGCCGACTCAGCCCGGGCGGCcatcaccttcagcttcttctccATCTTCTCCTGG TGCTTGCTGGCCTTCCTGGCCTACCAGCGCTACAAGGCTGGAGTGGACGAATTCATCCAGAACTACGTGGACCCCACTCCGGACCCGAGCACGGCCTACGCCTCCTACCCAGGTGTGCCTGCGGACACCTACCAGCAGCCGCCCTTCACCCAGAACGCCGAGAGCACCGAGGGCTACCAGCCACCCCCTGTGTACTGA